The window ATTAAGAGACGAAAATGACTCGTCACCGTGAAGTTCTCCACGATAACatccaggggatcaccaaactacttattattatttttattatagagAAGGGCATGACACCATTCAAAGACAGTAATACAACAAGTAGTATCCACTTCCCTCCACCCACCTCCAGAATAGCGACATCCCTCCTCACTCAATGTCCCTAaactacttattattattataataaatgttAACCAAAGGTCAGGTTTATGAGGCTCTAAACATTTTGAAGTGTAAAACTAAACTACAAAGGTAGGAAAACACGAATTAagactaaaatatataaatacagatcgttaaaaaaaggcaggaaaaacggttacattttgaaaaacagcCCCGCCCACCGAAGGTCGCGCCACCAGCTGTAACCGCTACTGACTGGTGTTGACGCATGCGCAGTATGCCCGTGTTGACATCTACATGTCCTCTCTTACGTTCGCAGATAAGACGTAAATACAGCCGGTTGGGGAAAGTTGACTTCATTCGTTTCGACGATCTCATCATCGACTGAACCCAAAAATGTCCggaagaggaaaaggaggaaagGGACTCGGTAAAGGAGGCGCCAAGCGTCACCGTAAAGTCCTCCGTGATAACATCCAGGGAATCACCAAGCCCGCCATCCGTCGTCTGGCTCGCCGCGGCGGAGTGAAGCGTATCTCCGGGTTGATCTACGAGGAGACCCGCGGTGTGCTGAAGGTGTTCCTGGAGAACGTGATCCGTGACGCAGTCACGTACACCGAGCACGCCAAGAGGAAGACGGTGACCGCCATGGATGTGGTGTACGCTCTGAAGAGACAGGGCCGCACTCTGTACGGCTTCGGAGGCTAAACAACAATCTGACAACAACACAAcggctcttttaagagccacGCACTCCTTCTAAAGACACTTCCTGATCTCCTGAATTATATATTAATTAGCAGTTTTCATTAACGAAACTGTTATGTTATGAGACGTTACTACTGCAAAATGGttactgacagactcagattattgtgtctgacaacattatgaaaggattcctacagagatagaccttttagttaaagaggaagatccttttagttcaacatgaaacagccccgaaatcaccatcaccagactccatgtaaataatcaggacttttagcgtgtatagagccagcatatctccaccagactccatgtaaataatcaggactttaatcatcgtaaaacacttcattcaaagtggacagaaactaaataaaactattaaaagccgtcttggttcatctttccactgttccaacaatcaccactctggtttggttgaaataaacccttaattcacccatttacatgtggaaatatgctggctctatacacgctaaaagtcctgattatttacatggagtctggtggaaatatgctggctctatacacgctaaaagtcctgattatttacatggagtctggtggaaatatgctggctctatacacgctaaaagtcctgattatttacatggagtctggtggaaatatgctggctctatacacgctaaaagtcctgattatttacatggagtctggtggaaatatgctggctctatacacgctaaaagtcctgattatttacatggagtctggtggagatatgctggctctatacacgctaaaagtcctgattatttacatggagtctggtggagtttggtgacggtgatttcggggctgtttcatgttaaactaaaaggatcttcctctttaactaaaaggtctatctctgtagggatcctttcataatgttttcagacacggcaacaacagaacttttagtttAGATGGGATTTtttgttactgtttaaaactcAATACTAAAACTAATTTGGTAAATCTCCATTGTCTGACaataacacatttcatttttccAGTGTGTCTATAAAACCTCATACATCGAACTATACAAACACATTAATTCAACTTATATTTCATACTCAATATGGTCCTTGTTCTATATCAAGTAGTGAAGGTTGCTGCTGTGAGGCCgttatgctctcttcaaagctaCCAGactcctttttttatattagaaatatggatttctttaaaccaaataaACTACGTTTATTGAATTAAAATTATTGAccttgcactatatttatatttaacctAAATCTGaaatctcagactatactgatcttgcactattccttccctctcctcaactgttattgtatatttcttgTAAATTATGGTTTTGTGATTTCATGGTTGCAAATATTTTTGGCACAAtagttttacattaaaaaagccTGAAGTGATTCTATGGTCAcgtcttcattttctttctctttgggATTTTTATATGATTTTCAATTGTTGATGTTTAAGGTTAATTCTGAcagtttagaccaaaaacatgcattttaagtGTAGGCCTACCAGTTTCCACAGGAGTTTCCCTTCTCTATTTCGGCCGTCCAGTCTCTCTCTGCAACAGTTGTATATTTCGGTTTATAAATGTTTCCTCTTGTCTCCACGGTGAACGACATTTGGTCATCACGGTCATAATCCCTCGTTTTaattttcttgtatttgtattttgtaaatcTGACCCAAACAGCTAATCTGCAGCGTAATACAGGAAGCCAGCTGCACCTTTCTGTAGGAATACGTTGAGAAAATATAGTGTCAAAGGctatattttgtaatgtgtgtttacatgatTGTGTCACACCCTTGAACGTTTGTTTTCAAAATACAAAGGCAGTTTACAGAATGATAGAGGGAACAATAACAAtatgggatatatatatatttcattaaCTACTGGTTTAATCTGCCATGCTTTACTTTGAACCGCCGTGCAGTCTAGTGGTAAAAACAGCAACTTGACTGATCTCTTTCCTGATTGGACGATCACAGTTACGCTCGCTCTGGCCAATCAGGAAGCAGCGAGGTGTATATAAGGCCGCTTTCGACACCACCTATGTACTTTTCTCTCGCACTCGACGATAGGAAAAACGCGAAAAATGTCTGGAAGAGGAAAAACCGGCGGCAAGGCAAGAGCTAAGGCCAAGACCCGCTCTTCTCGTGCCGGGCTCCAGTTCCCCGTCGGCCGTGTCCACAGACTCCTGAGGAAGGGGAACTACGCTCAGCGTGTCGGTGCCGGAGCTCCGGTGTACCTGGCGGCGGTGCTGGAGTACCTGACCGCTGAGATCCTGGAGCTGGCTGGAAACGCTGCCCGCGACAACAAGAAGACCAGGATCATCCCCCGCCATCTGCAGCTGGCTGTCCGCAACGACGAGGAGCTCAACAAGCTGCTGGGCGGAGTGACCATCGCTCAGGGCGGCGTGCTGCCCAACATCCAGGCCGTCCTGCTGCCCAAGAAGACCGAGAAGCCCGCCAAGAAGTAGACACCCGGAACCGGCTCCAACCACAACAAcggctcttttaagagccacacAAACCACCAACTAAAGACAAAGTCCTTATACCAGAGTTCCAGTatatgttaatatatatatatatagatagatagatagatatttctTAAATACAATGAATCAACAtgccacacacaacacatacttTGTACTTACAAAATAGTGAAATCCCACACTTATCTGTACTGCAATTTTTCCCCAAAGTACAGAAGGCTACACACACGTCCTCTCGTTTTCCTGATATTACGTAAAACCCTTTTAACCTGTGTCTAACAGTCCTTTATAAGTTCGTATAAAgataatacataataaaatatatatatatataaatatatatataaataaatataaatatatatataaataaatatatatatatatatatatatatatatatatatatatatatatatatatataaatatatatatatatatatatataaataaataaatatatatatatataaatatatatatatatataaatatatatatatttatttatatatttatatatatatattatatttatttatatatatatatatatatttatatatatatatatatatatatatatatatatatatatatatatatatatttatatatatatatatatatatatatatatatttatatatatttatatatatatatatatatatttatatatatatatatatatatatatatatatataaatatatatatatatatataaatatatatatatatataaatatatatataaatatatataaatatatataaatatatatatatatatataaatatatataaatatatatatatatatataaatatatatatatatatatataaatatatatatatatatatataaataaatataaatataaatataaataaataaatatataaatataaataaataaatatataaatataaattatatatatatatatatatatatatatatttatatatttatatatttatatcctTTTAACCTGTGTCTAACAGTCCTTTGATGATTCCCTCTCTATCTACTCCTGTCTTTCAACATCTTTATTTCTGCAACAAACTATTAGCACGTGTTCAAGAAAGTTTCCCTTGAATTACAAATCTCACGTGTATTTGTAAAGCTCGGGCTTCCCTACCGGAGTAAAGCGGTCCTTTCTGCCGGTATAAACATCCAAACACTACACAGCTAGACACGCTGCCGCAGGAACGTTACCCGAAATTAGGGAGAAAGTATGAACAACATCGGCACCCAAGGGAAGTCTGTGAACCGACACTGTCTCTTGAGTGATGTTGACGCATGCGCAGTATGCCTGTGTTGGTGACATGTCCTCTCTTACGTCCGGAGATAAGATGTAAATACAGCCGGTTGGGGAAAGTTGACTTCATTCGTTTCGACGATCTCATCATTGACTGAACCCAAAAATGTCCggaagaggaaaaggaggaaagGGACTCGGTAAAGGAGGCGCCAAGCGTCACCGTAAAGTCCTCCGTGATAACATCCAGGGGATCACCAAGCCCGCCATCCGCCGTCTGGCTCGCCGCGGCGGAGTGAAGCGTATCTCCGGGTTGATCTACGAGGAGACCCGCGGTGTGCTCAAGGTGTTCCTGGAGAACGTGATCCGTGACGCGGTCACGTACACCGAGCACGCCAAGAGGAAGACAGTGACCGCCATGGATGTGGTGTACGCTCTGAAGAGACAGGGCCGCACTCTGTACGGCTTCGGAGGCTAAACAACAATCTGACAACAACACAAcggctcttttaagagccacGCACTCCTTCTAAAGACACTTCCTGATCTCCTGAATTATATATTAATTAGCAGTTATCATTAACGAAACTGTTAAAATGTTATGAGACGTTACTACTGCAAAATGAGTactgacagactcagactattctaagtgtctgacatagcgtgtatagagccagcatatctccaccagactccatgtaaataatcaggacttttatcatcgtaaaacacacttcattcaaagtgacAACGGCTCTTTTTAAGCACTCCTTCTAAAGACACTTCCTGATCTCCTGAATCATGAAATGAAGACTTAAGTCTATGGCGgtcctttaaataataaaactggAATATATTTTACTGGCACGCAACAACGACGTTACACCTTTTACATGTGTTGAGTCACTACATACATTCCCACTGTCTGTTCTATATCAAACTACATCTTTAGGTTTACAAAAGGCGATGCGTCAGCTACTGCTGAGAAGCAGTGGTGTTCTCTTCAAAAGCACCAGACTCCATTGGGAAAAAAACCCTAATCTAACCTCGCAGAACAccggagttgctgctctaccgctgcctctACGGCTTAGTGTGAAGGTGCTATTTGgggactttggtgttttaaaaggttAATTCAGACTCACCGAAGTCACTCATTAACACACACTGAATAACAGATGGAGGTACAGGTAGAGCAGAAAGTCCTATGTgctgcgaggtaaaattactgtttttaacaagggagtctggtggctttctACTTATGTACATTTTCTGCAGATTTGACAGTGATTAATTAAAGACATTGTGATATGACAAAACATTTGATacataacagtatttttttcttgtttaatgCTACACTACATTAAAACATATCTTACGAATTCTGAGAACATTTGCGAAATTAAATCCCACACTTATTACTACCTGTACTGCAATTGTACAGTTTATATAGATCGTTTCACATAGGCCCGTTTTAAATAGTCACATGTTGATTCTACAGCTTGTGAGCATTTAAACAGTTGATATCACTATAAATTTTACATTTATAAGTTCGTATAAAGATAAGGACTACAACATTACGAGGCCCTACTCCTGATCACTGCAAAATACAGGATCAATCACTAGAACTACCATCATAACTAACCCCAATGCAAACTGCATATACCTAAATAATGTAGTTATGTATATAAAAGGTTTTACATTTTAGAATATAGTGTCCCACGTATTTCTCCTTGTTAAAACCGTTCAGTAGCAGAGCCACTTTCATAAAGAGTCGTTGTGCGGGCATCTAGCCGTACTACTTACCGTAGTCATCTTGAAGTCACCCAGGCTAAGCAATAGACATTAACGACAAATGTATCTCTGCACTACTTCAGTAATATCTTTTACGGTTTATAATACTACACGAAATGATATGACAGTATTTCTTCAGGTCTGTTGCTCTGTTAGGGTTTGTATGTGGCTCTTAAAAGNNNNNNNNNNNNNNNNNNNNNNNNNNNNNNNNNNNNNNNNNNNNNNNNNNNNNNNNNNNNNNNNNNNNNNNNNNNNNNNNNNNNNNNNNNNNNNNNNNNNNNNNNNNNNNNNNNNNNNNNNNNNNNNNNNNNNNNNNNNNNNNNNNNNNNNNNNNNNNNNNNNNNNNNNNNNNNNNNNNNNNNNNNNNNNNNNNNNNNNNNNNNNNNNNNNNNNNNNNNNNNNNNNNNNNNNNNNNNNNNNNNNNNNNNNNNNNNNNNNNNNNNNNNNNNNNNNNNNNNNNNNNNNNNNNNNNNNNNNNNNNNNNNNNNNNNNNNNNNNNNNNNNNNNNNNNNNNNNNNNNNNNNNNNNNNNNNNNNNNNNNNNNNNNNNNNNNNNNNNNNNNNNNNNNNNNNNNNNNNNNNNNNNNNNNNNNNNNNNNNNNNNNNNNNNNNNNNNNNNNNNNNNNNNNNNNNNNNNNNNNNNNNNNNNNNNNNNNNNNNNNNNNNNNNNNNNNNNNNNNNNNNNNNNNNNNNNNNNNNNNNNNNNNNNNNNNNNNNNNNNNNNNNNNNNNNNNNNNNNNNNNNNNNNNNNNNNNNNNNNNNNNNNNNNNNNNNNNNNNNNNNNNNNNNNNNNNNNNNNNNNNNNNNNNNNNNNNNNNNNNNNNNNNNNNNNNNNNNNNNNNNNNNNNNNNNNNNNNNNNNNNNNNNNNNNNNNNNNNNNNNNNNNNNNNNNNNNNNNNNNNNNNNNNNNNNNNNNNNNNNNNNNNNNNNNNNNNNNNNNNNNNNNNNNNNNNNNNNNNNNNNNNNNNNNNNNNNNNNNNNNNNNNNNNNNNNNNNNNNNNNNNNNNNNNNNNNNNNNNNNNNNNNNNNNNNNNNNNNNNNNNNNNNNNNNNNNNNNNNNNNNNNNNNNNNNNNNNNNNNNNNNNNNNNNNNNNNNNNNNNNNNNNNNNNNNNNNNNNNNNNNNNNNNNNNNNNNNNNNNNNNNNNNNNNNNNNNNNNNNNNNNNNNNNNNNNNNNNNNNNNNNNNNNNNNNNNNNNNNNNNNNNNNNNNNNNNNNNNNNNNNNNNNNNNNNNNNNNNNNNNNNNNNNNNNNNNNNNNNNNNNNNNNNNNNNNNNNNNNNNNNNNNNNNNNNNNNNNNNNNNNNNNNNNNNNNNNNNNNNNNNNNNNNNNNNNNNNNNNNNNNNNNNNNNNNNNNNNNNNNNNNNNNNNNNNNNNNNNNNNNNNNNNNNNNNNNNNNNNNNNNNNNNNNNNNNNNNNNNNNNNNNNNNNNNNNNNNNNNNNNNNNNNNNNNNNNNNNNNNNNNNNNNNNNNNNNNNNNNNNNNNNNNNNNNNNNNNNNNNNNNNNNNNNNNNNNNNNNNNNNNNNNNNNNNNNNNNNNNNNNNNNNNNNNNNNNNNNNNNNNNNNNNNNNNNNNNNNNNNNNNNNNNNNNNNNNNNNNNNNNNNNNNNNNNNNNNNNNNNNNNNNNNNNNNNNNNNNNNNNNNNNNNNNNNNNNNNNNNNNNNNNNNNNNNNNNNNNNNNNNNNNNNNNNNNNNNNNNNNNNNNNNNNNNNNNNNNNNNNNNNNNNNNNNNNNNNNNNNNNNNNNNNNNNNNNNNNNNNNNNNNNNNNNNNNNNNNNNNNNNNNNNNNNNNNNNNNNNNNNNNNNNNNNNNNNNNNNNNNNNNNNNNNNNNNNNNNNNNNNNNNNNNNNNNNNNNNNNNNNNNNNNNNNNNNNNNNNNNNNNNNNNNNNNNNNNNNNNNNNNNNNNNNNNNNNNNNNNNNNNNNNNNNNNNNNNNNNNNNNNNNNNNNNNNNNNNNNNNNNNNNNNNNNNNNNNNNNNNNNNNNNNNNNNNNNNNNNNNNNNNNNNNNNNNNNNNNNNNNNNNNNNNNNNNNNNNNNNNNNNNNNNNNNNNNNNNNNNNNNNNNNNNNNNNNNNNNNNNNNNNNNNNNNNNNNNNNNNNNNNNNNNNNNNNNNNNNNNNNNNNNNNNNNNNNNNNNNNNNNNNNNNNNNNNNNNNNNNNNNNNNNNNNNNNNNNNNNNNNNNNNNNNNNNNNNNNNNNNNNNNNNNNNNNNNNNNNNNNNNNNNNNNNNNNNNNNNNNNNNNNNNNNNNNNNNNNNNNNNNNNNNNNNNNNNNNNNNNNNNNNNNNNNNNNNNNNNNNNNNNNNNNNNNNNNNNNNNNNNNNNNNNNNNNNNNNNNNNNNNNNNNNNNNNNNNNNNNNNNNNNNNNNNNNNNNNNNNNNNNNNNNNNNNNNNNNNNNNNNNNNNNNNNNNNNNNNNNNNNNNNNNNNNNNNNNNNNNNNNNNNNNNNNNNNNNNNNNNNNNNNNNNNNNNNNNNNNNNNNNNNNNNNNNNNNNNNNNNNNNNNNNNNNNNNNNNNNNNNNNNNNNNNNNNNNNNNNNNNNNNNNNNNNNNNNNNNNNNNNNNNNNNNNNNNNNNNNNNNNNNNNNNNNNNNNNNNNNNNNNNNNNNNNNNNNNNNNNNNNNNNNNNNNNNNNNNNNNNNNNNNNNNNNNNNNNNNNNNNNNNNNNNNNNNNNNNNNNNNNNNNNNNNNNNNNNNNNNNNNNNNNNNNNNNNNNNNNNNNNNNNNNNNNNNNNNNNNNNNNNNNNNNNNNNNNNNNNNNNNNNNNNNNNNNNNNNNNNNNNNNNNNNNNNNNNNNNNNNNNNNNNNNNNNNNNNNNNNNNNNNNNNNNNNNNNNNNNNNNNNNNNNNNNNNNNNNNNNNNNNNNNNNNNNNNNNNNNNNNNNNNNNNNNNNNNNNNNNNNNNNNNNNNNNNNNNNNNNNNNNNNNNNNNNNNNNNNNNNNNNNNNNNNNNNNNNNNNNNNNNNNNNNNNNNNNNNNNNNNNNNNNNNNNNNNNNNNNNNNNNNNNNNNNNNNNNNNNNNNNNNNNNNNNNNNNNNNNNNNNNNNNNNNNNNNNNNNNNNNNNNNNNNNNNNNNNNNNNNNNNNNNNNNNNNNNNNNNNNNNNNNNNNNNNNNNNNNNNNNNNNNNNNNNNNNNNNNNNNNNNNNNNNNNNNNNNNNNNNNNNNNNNNNNNNNNNNNNNNNNNNNNNNNNNNNNNNNNNNNNNNNNNNNNNNNNNNNNNNNNNNNNNNNNNNNNNNNNNNNNNNNNNNNNNNNNNNNNNNNNNNNNNNNNNNNNNNNNNNNNNNNNNNNNNNNNNNNNNNNNNNNNNNNNNNNNNNNNNNNNNNNNNNNNNNNNNNNNNNNNNNNNNNNNNNNNNNNNNNNNNNNNNNNNNNNNNNNNNNNNNNNNNNNNNNNNNNNNNNNNNNNNNNNNNNNNNNNNNNNNNNNNNNNNNNNNNNNNNNNNNNNNNNNNNNNNNNNNNNNNNNNNNNNNNNNNNNNNNNNNNNNNNNNNNNNNNNNNNNNNNNNNNNNNNNNNNNNNNNNNNNNNNNNNNNNNNNNNNNNNNNNNNNNNNNNNNNNNNNNNNNNNNNNNNNNNNNNNNNNNNNNNNNNNNNNNNNNNNNNNNNNNNNNNNNNNNNNNNNNNNNNNNNNNNNNNNNNNNNNNNNNNNNNNNNNNNNNNNNNNNNNNNNNNNNNNNNNNNNNNNNNNNNNNNNNNNNNNNNNNNNNNNNNNNNNNNNNNNNNNNNNNNNNNNNNNNNNNNNNNNNNNNNNNNNNNNNNNNNNNNNNNNNNNNNNNNNNNNNNNNNNNNNNNNNNNNNNNNNNNNNNNNNNNNNNNNNNNNNNNNNNNNNNNNNNNNNNNNNNNNNNNNNNNNNNNNNNNNNNNNNNNNNNNNNNNNNNNNNNNNNNNNNNNNNNNNNNNNNNNNNNN is drawn from Sander vitreus isolate 19-12246 chromosome 13, sanVit1, whole genome shotgun sequence and contains these coding sequences:
- the LOC144527719 gene encoding histone H4, with amino-acid sequence MSGRGKGGKGLGKGGAKRHRKVLRDNIQGITKPAIRRLARRGGVKRISGLIYEETRGVLKVFLENVIRDAVTYTEHAKRKTVTAMDVVYALKRQGRTLYGFGG
- the LOC144527617 gene encoding histone H2A-like produces the protein MSGRGKTGGKARAKAKTRSSRAGLQFPVGRVHRLLRKGNYAQRVGAGAPVYLAAVLEYLTAEILELAGNAARDNKKTRIIPRHLQLAVRNDEELNKLLGGVTIAQGGVLPNIQAVLLPKKTEKPAKK
- the LOC144527835 gene encoding histone H4, giving the protein MSGRGKGGKGLGKGGAKRHRKVLRDNIQGITKPAIRRLARRGGVKRISGLIYEETRGVLKVFLENVIRDAVTYTEHAKRKTVTAMDVVYALKRQGRTLYGFGG